The following are encoded together in the Malaya genurostris strain Urasoe2022 chromosome 3, Malgen_1.1, whole genome shotgun sequence genome:
- the LOC131435155 gene encoding uncharacterized protein LOC131435155, protein MESKSYTDVETETGVDEEVPVVSSAFDEVLTSNPCDNEGIASVEMLATRKQQAAQGSNMTLPICIIITYFYLSLFSYLFVVVNMKPLFSSSGDLSIFTHSGNRITLSDVPAAVPADVDVGVNSNNESIIAPTTEESNECSGDTFEDALGVTPEDWSFPVSNRVSSNISEVGAATVRSNEHADLCYPAGPSSAICDPVSVKKLDLPLVEPLNRDGTDINAALITLASSALNLADSRSSQYMFMELHRELDDILRKLSTIEAMKLGVSILEQANEILEKNRSQQK, encoded by the exons ATGGAGTCGAAGTCATACACAGATGTTGAGACTGAAACTGGTGTAGATGAAGAAGTACCCGTTGTATCAAGTGCATTTGATGAAGTGCTCACAAGTAATCCATGTGATAACGAAGGAATCGCTTCTGTAGAGATGCTAGCAACACGAAAGCAACAAGCTGCACAGGGCTCTAATATGACATTACCAATTTGTATCATtattacatatttttatttatctttATTTAGTTATCTATTTGTCGTCGTGAACATGAAACCGTTGTTCTCATCGTCAGGTGATTTGAGCATTTTTACTCATTCGG GTAATAGAATAACATTGTCCGATGTCCCTGCTGCAGTTCCCGCTGACGTCGATGTTGGAGTAAATTCAAATAACGAATCCATAATCGCACCAACAACCGAAGAATCAAATGAATGTAGTGGTGATACATTCGAAGATGCACTTGGCGTTACTCCTGAAGATTGGAGTTTCCCCGTTTCAAATCGAGTTTCATCAAACATCTCGGAAGTTGGCGCTGCTACGGTGCGCTCAAATGAACATGCTGACTTGTGTTATCCTGCTGGTCCAAGCTCTGCTATATGTGATCCTGTATCGGTTAAAAAGTTAGATTTGCCACTGGTT GAACCTTTAAACAGAGATGGAACCGACATAAACGCAGCATTGATAACTCTGGCTTCTTCCGCGTTAAATCTGGCTGATTCTCGGTCCTCTCAGTATATGTTCATGGAGTTGCATCGTGAATTGGAtgacattctccgaaaattatCAACGATTGAAGCAATGAAGCTCGGAGTTAGCATTTTGGAACAAGCGAATGAAATTTTGGAAAAGAATCGAAGCCAACAAAAGTAG